One region of Lebetimonas natsushimae genomic DNA includes:
- a CDS encoding AIPR family protein, whose amino-acid sequence MTLNEYYNDFMESINVKSNVDENFKESVFFEKALEFLENEGVVTDYKYTPFKKIGMRVDGYEYVDDREILYLFVTEYTNDADIVTLTKTDLDSILARVVKFLIKNTEKPLFKELEETSEAYDISYFIHTYKEKFKNIEIILLTNKQISKMLKEIPKIKLDKYNISVDIWDIERFYQIETSKKHKEDFEINFNEEFGEGLLALEAYSGSSSYKSYLSVVPGDILADLYEKYGARLLESNVRSFLQFRGKINKGIRKTIKTEPEMFFAYNNGITATAEDIEVKNGKIVYLKNFQIVNGGQTTASLYNTRKKDRISLEKVFVQMKLTIIKGDESQFIIPNISRYANTQNKVNDADFFSNDIFHIRIEEKSRKIWAPKKKDSLKATKWFYERARGQYLEEQSKLTDSQKREFKLIYPKKQMFTKTDLAKYIMSTEGYPHIVSQGAQKNFLKFGELVVKQWNTNDKVFNDLYYKHAIAKAILFKETDKLVYKQKWYAGYKANIVAYTLSLLTYLAKKLDKSIDYNKIWQNQDIDTLFAKEIIKISKYVNNHLFDTPENFKNISEWAKKELCWTKLKEKTDNDKLMFSEEFVDKWLISKEEFKYEEKEAKKIQSIDNEIELLKKLFKFDTDKWKQLIEEGVKNNLLCKEEKILLNLIPNGKIPSKKQQKMLVAILKKLEDEGIQVW is encoded by the coding sequence ATGAAGGGGTGGTCACGGATTACAAATACACCCCTTTTAAAAAGATAGGTATGAGGGTTGACGGTTACGAATATGTGGATGACAGGGAAATTCTATATTTGTTTGTAACTGAATACACAAATGATGCCGATATAGTTACCCTTACAAAAACCGATTTGGATTCAATATTGGCCAGGGTGGTAAAATTTCTTATAAAAAACACGGAAAAACCTTTATTTAAAGAATTGGAGGAAACTTCTGAAGCATACGATATCTCTTATTTCATACATACATATAAAGAAAAATTTAAAAACATAGAAATTATACTTCTGACAAATAAACAAATAAGTAAAATGCTTAAAGAAATACCTAAAATAAAATTGGATAAATATAATATAAGTGTTGACATATGGGATATTGAAAGATTTTATCAAATTGAAACATCTAAAAAGCACAAAGAGGATTTTGAGATAAACTTTAATGAAGAATTTGGTGAAGGTCTTCTTGCCTTGGAAGCCTACAGCGGTTCATCTTCGTATAAATCTTACTTATCAGTTGTTCCCGGAGACATACTTGCAGATTTATATGAAAAATACGGTGCAAGACTGTTGGAATCAAATGTAAGAAGCTTTCTTCAGTTCAGAGGTAAAATAAACAAAGGAATAAGAAAAACCATAAAAACCGAACCGGAAATGTTTTTTGCCTATAATAACGGTATTACAGCAACTGCGGAAGATATTGAGGTTAAAAACGGTAAAATTGTTTATTTGAAAAATTTTCAGATAGTAAACGGGGGACAGACAACCGCTTCATTATATAATACCCGAAAAAAAGATAGGATTTCCCTGGAAAAAGTATTTGTACAAATGAAACTTACCATTATAAAAGGCGATGAATCCCAATTTATAATACCAAACATTTCAAGATATGCCAATACTCAAAATAAAGTCAATGATGCTGATTTTTTTTCAAACGATATTTTTCATATAAGAATTGAGGAAAAATCAAGAAAAATATGGGCCCCTAAAAAAAAGGATAGTTTAAAGGCAACAAAATGGTTTTATGAAAGGGCCAGAGGACAATATCTTGAGGAACAGTCAAAATTGACAGATTCACAAAAAAGAGAATTTAAACTTATATACCCTAAAAAACAAATGTTTACGAAAACGGATCTGGCAAAATATATAATGAGTACGGAGGGTTATCCGCACATTGTCAGTCAGGGGGCACAGAAAAATTTTTTAAAATTCGGGGAACTTGTTGTAAAACAATGGAACACAAATGACAAAGTATTTAATGATTTGTATTACAAACATGCAATAGCAAAAGCCATATTGTTTAAAGAAACGGACAAACTTGTATATAAACAAAAATGGTATGCCGGTTATAAGGCAAATATTGTTGCATATACTTTAAGTTTATTAACTTATTTGGCTAAAAAACTTGATAAAAGTATTGATTACAATAAAATATGGCAAAATCAGGATATTGACACCTTATTTGCAAAAGAAATTATTAAAATTTCGAAATATGTAAACAATCATCTTTTTGATACACCTGAAAATTTTAAAAATATTTCGGAATGGGCTAAAAAAGAATTATGTTGGACAAAATTAAAAGAAAAAACAGATAACGATAAATTAATGTTTTCGGAAGAATTTGTCGATAAATGGCTGATATCAAAGGAAGAGTTCAAATATGAAGAAAAAGAGGCTAAAAAAATACAATCAATTGACAATGAAATCGAACTGCTTAAAAAATTGTTTAAATTTGACACAGATAAATGGAAACAACTGATAGAAGAAGGTGTAAAAAACAATTTATTATGCAAAGAGGAAAAAATTTTACTAAACCTTATTCCTAATGGTAAAATACCAAGTAAAAAACAACAGAAAATGTTAGTGGCAATTTTAAAAAAATTGGAAGATGAAGGGATACAAGTATGGTAG